One window of Deltaproteobacteria bacterium genomic DNA carries:
- the rplT gene encoding 50S ribosomal protein L20, with translation MPRVKSSVRARARHKKYLKLAKGFRGGRRRLYRSAREAVERGLAFAYRDRKVRKREFRSLWITRINAATRPLGLSYSRFISGARKAGIGLDRKILAELAINDPAGFARIAEVARQAG, from the coding sequence ATGCCGAGAGTCAAAAGCAGCGTTCGGGCCCGCGCCCGTCATAAAAAATATCTCAAGCTGGCCAAGGGTTTTCGCGGCGGCCGGCGGCGGTTGTATCGCTCTGCCCGGGAAGCGGTGGAGAGGGGTCTGGCTTTCGCTTATCGGGACCGCAAGGTCCGCAAGCGGGAGTTCAGAAGCCTGTGGATCACCCGGATTAACGCCGCCACTCGTCCTCTGGGACTCTCTTACAGCCGCTTTATCAGCGGGGCCAGGAAAGCCGGGATTGGCCTGGATCGCAAGATCTTGGCAGAGTTGGCCATTAATGACCCGGCCGGCTTTGCCCGGATTGCCGAGGTCGCCCGGCAAGCGGGCTAA